A single genomic interval of Nitrososphaerota archaeon harbors:
- a CDS encoding divalent cation transporter has product MESTKTSKTKIAVAGIIPLVLLSTMIVYLFGPGAELVNFGTPLPNITIERVDFVESEIQITVRNTGPIELSIAQADVNDRIQPAAIEPDKHLARFETAIVRIPYSWNEAEPYEIGLTVNDGTRFAYSVKAAAPAIKPNIDLVSYFAVIGTYVGIIPVLIGLLWFPFIAKMSPAKYKFFLALTAGLLLFLGIDAIEEGMEISAQRLSGAFNGQLLVATVVVGSFVGLYYVSEKLISRVSSASKSVTIALMVSIGIGLHNLGEGLAIGAAIGLGEIALSTFLIVGFTIHNTTEGLAIAAPMARQKPMIAKLAAMGVIAGAPAIFGAWIGGFQYSPISAIIFLSVGAGAIFQVIVAILKWIRQDEQGLLSAPTAGGIAVGMIIMYVTSILI; this is encoded by the coding sequence ATGGAATCTACAAAAACATCCAAGACAAAAATCGCGGTAGCTGGAATAATACCGCTAGTCTTACTCTCAACAATGATTGTTTATCTTTTTGGCCCGGGGGCCGAGCTTGTAAACTTTGGAACTCCACTACCTAACATCACAATAGAGCGAGTCGACTTTGTGGAATCTGAAATCCAGATCACAGTAAGAAACACAGGACCAATAGAATTGTCAATTGCTCAGGCCGACGTCAACGACAGAATCCAGCCGGCGGCAATAGAGCCAGACAAGCATTTGGCGAGATTTGAGACGGCCATAGTCAGAATACCATATTCGTGGAATGAAGCAGAACCGTACGAGATAGGTCTCACAGTAAATGACGGAACCCGTTTCGCTTATTCAGTAAAGGCGGCAGCTCCTGCAATCAAGCCAAACATTGATCTTGTGTCGTACTTTGCAGTGATTGGCACCTATGTTGGCATAATTCCTGTATTGATTGGATTACTGTGGTTTCCGTTTATTGCAAAGATGAGCCCTGCAAAATACAAGTTCTTTTTGGCACTAACTGCAGGCCTGCTTTTGTTTTTGGGAATAGATGCAATAGAGGAAGGAATGGAGATCTCTGCACAAAGGCTCTCTGGTGCATTCAATGGGCAGCTGCTTGTTGCAACAGTTGTAGTTGGCTCTTTTGTCGGATTGTATTATGTGTCTGAGAAGCTAATCAGCCGTGTTTCATCCGCATCCAAGTCAGTAACCATCGCCCTGATGGTCTCAATAGGGATAGGACTGCACAACCTAGGTGAGGGCCTAGCAATAGGCGCAGCAATTGGTTTGGGCGAAATTGCATTGAGCACATTTCTCATAGTCGGCTTTACCATCCACAATACCACTGAGGGCTTGGCAATAGCAGCTCCGATGGCTCGCCAAAAGCCAATGATTGCAAAACTAGCAGCAATGGGCGTAATAGCAGGGGCGCCTGCAATATTTGGTGCATGGATTGGCGGATTCCAATATTCACCAATTTCTGCAATTATCTTCTTGTCGGTAGGAGCTGGCGCAATATTTCAGGTCATAGTGGCAATTCTAAAATGGATAAGACAAGACGAGCAGGGGCTCCTGTCTGCACCAACTGCCGGAGGAATCGCAGTCGGAATGATAATCATGTATGTGACTAGCATTCTGATCTAA
- a CDS encoding copper oxidase — protein MLFALAVTATLAALYLVYPTSSDAKEEKTFVTHTGGVIKTSGDVLDPIYTAQTVEIDPDKYLREFNYGRISSVDGKTVREYTIIAEDDKVMEISPGVFYNVWTFNGTVPGPTIRATEGDWVKVKFINMGSKTHTIHFHGFHAAEMDGVFEPVGSGGGQFTYEFEAGPVGVHPYHCHVMPLEEHISHGLYGVYIVDPKEPRPQADEMVMVLNGFDTDFDAENNFYAANTIPFYYQHHPIQIKKGELVRIYVVNILEFDQINNFHLHANLYHYYPTGTYSVPSAFTDMITLSQGERGIMEFTYNTPGKFMFHAHKTEFAEKGWSGLFLVQDEVT, from the coding sequence ACTTCCTCTGATGCAAAAGAGGAAAAAACCTTTGTCACCCATACTGGCGGCGTAATCAAAACGTCTGGAGATGTACTGGATCCAATATACACTGCGCAAACAGTAGAAATCGATCCCGACAAGTATCTTCGCGAGTTTAACTATGGTAGAATATCAAGTGTTGATGGCAAGACAGTACGTGAATACACCATAATTGCAGAAGACGACAAGGTAATGGAGATATCGCCGGGCGTCTTTTACAATGTCTGGACCTTTAATGGAACGGTGCCAGGCCCCACAATACGTGCCACCGAAGGGGACTGGGTCAAGGTAAAATTCATCAACATGGGCTCTAAAACCCACACGATTCACTTTCATGGATTCCATGCCGCAGAAATGGACGGAGTCTTTGAGCCGGTAGGTTCTGGTGGGGGACAATTCACATACGAATTTGAGGCAGGCCCGGTAGGTGTTCATCCATATCATTGTCATGTCATGCCACTAGAGGAACACATCTCACACGGACTGTACGGAGTTTACATTGTAGATCCAAAAGAGCCGCGCCCACAAGCAGACGAAATGGTGATGGTGCTAAATGGATTTGACACTGACTTTGATGCAGAAAATAATTTCTACGCAGCAAATACCATACCGTTTTACTATCAGCATCACCCAATCCAGATCAAAAAAGGCGAACTTGTGCGAATCTATGTGGTAAACATACTGGAATTTGATCAGATAAACAATTTCCACCTCCATGCCAATCTGTACCATTATTACCCAACAGGCACGTACAGCGTGCCTAGCGCATTTACCGACATGATAACTTTATCGCAAGGCGAGCGTGGAATAATGGAGTTTACCTATAACACTCCAGGCAAGTTCATGTTCCATGCCCACAAGACCGAGTTTGCGGAAAAGGGCTGGAGCGGACTGTTCTTGGTGCAAGACGAGGTAACGTAA